A region of Desulfolithobacter dissulfuricans DNA encodes the following proteins:
- a CDS encoding ComF family protein, translating to MRGFVAALQDLLFPPCCLGCGRQLPARQLPLFCSSCFTRLSPLSSPCCSCCGIPFVSGQDHLCGRCLKEPPGFDLARGALTYHEPLVTLIHCFKYGGELAGLSSMAWLASQSAGYREIGDPEIILPVPLHPTRLRERGFNQSLLLARSFFPRLRDRIAPDLLLRTRPTIPQSTLSGSARRRNLQGAFAVADGDRLRGRHVLLVDDVMTTGSTIGQCARVLRRAGCRRIEVFVLAMAVPD from the coding sequence ATGAGGGGGTTTGTAGCCGCGCTGCAGGATCTCCTCTTTCCACCCTGTTGTCTGGGTTGTGGGCGGCAGCTGCCGGCAAGGCAGTTGCCGCTTTTCTGTTCCTCCTGCTTTACCCGTCTCTCGCCACTCTCTTCTCCCTGCTGCTCCTGTTGCGGCATACCCTTTGTCTCCGGTCAGGACCATCTTTGCGGCCGCTGTCTTAAGGAACCACCCGGATTCGACCTGGCCCGGGGGGCGCTCACCTATCATGAACCCCTGGTCACCCTGATCCATTGTTTCAAATATGGGGGTGAGCTGGCCGGCCTCTCCTCCATGGCCTGGCTTGCCAGCCAGTCTGCCGGTTACCGGGAAATCGGCGATCCTGAGATTATTCTTCCGGTCCCCCTCCATCCGACCCGGCTCCGGGAGCGGGGTTTCAACCAGAGTCTCCTGCTGGCCCGCAGTTTTTTTCCCCGGCTTCGGGACCGTATTGCGCCCGATCTGCTGCTCCGGACCCGGCCAACCATTCCCCAGTCCACCCTGTCCGGCTCTGCCCGGCGGAGAAATCTCCAGGGGGCATTTGCGGTGGCTGACGGTGACAGATTACGGGGGCGCCACGTGCTGCTTGTTGACGACGTGATGACCACCGGTTCCACCATTGGCCAGTGTGCCCGGGTTCTGCGTCGGGCCGGTTGTCGCCGGATCGAGGTCTTTGTTCTGGCAATGGCGGTTCCGGACTGA